The Bradyrhizobium sp. WSM471 genome includes the window AACCGCCGCATGGAACTGGTCGAGCGCGATGTTGAAGGCGGTGAGCGCACCTTCCTCGATCGCGCCGTGGTCGTAGCAGCGCAGCGTGTCGCGCAGAATCTCGTCGGCCTCGGTCTGCATCTGATCGAGATCTTCGGTCGTTTCGCTCTTTCGAGCGGCGGTGATCATGTCGAGCAGCCGCTCGCGCAGATGGCTGTTGTTGTCGCGCTCGTCCTTTTTCAGATAGCCCGCAAACCAGGCGCCGATCGAGCCCATGGCCGAGAGCGCCATCAGGGTCCACCAGATGTAATCGCTGTATCTGTCGAGGAAGGTCTTTTCTTCGCCGTCGACGAAAGCGGCGGCGCCGGGATGCACGGGAATCACCGCATCCTTGTCGGTGTCTGGCGTTTCGATCTTCGCCGCCAGCGGGAATTCCGTCACCAATTGCTGGCGTGCGGAGAACAGCTGGCGCGTGAACGCCGCGATGGTGGTTTCGGACACGGCTTTGCGCGCCACGATGTGGTGCGAGAAGCTGATGGTCTTGACCTCGTCGTCGGGACGATCGGGCGAGCCGCCGTAAGTGCCCGCGGGAATCTCGGCCGCTTCATAGACCGGATGATTTTGCGCTATCGCATCGGCGGAATCGATCGCGAGGAAAGTCGGCGTGCCGAACTCCTTGGCGGAAGTGGCGATCGCGTCCGAAGTGATCTTGCTGTTGACGGGACCGGCCGCGAGATAGGCATCGACCTTCTGCGACTTGATCGCCTCGGCAACTTCATTGGCCGGGAATTGCACGATCTCGACCTTGGCGGGATCGACGCCGTATTGCTGCAGGATCACCTTGAGCAAATTGACGTTGGCCTGGGTGCGGCCAACCACGCCGACCCGATGTCCGGCGAGCTGCGCGATCTTGGTGATCTTCGCGCCCTTCTTCTTGCCTTTGACGGGTACCGACCACAACACCACGACATTCTTGCGCAGGGTCGCAACGGCTTGTGCATTTTTCGGCACGTCGAGATCGCCGCGCACGATGGCAAGATCGGCTTTGCCTTCCGCCAGCAGATTGGCGCTGGCGGTGGCGCCATCGGTCTGGATCGGGCGCAACCGCACAGAACTCTTGTGCTGCGCGAAGGCCTGGGTCAGCGCCTGCACAACCTTGACGTCATCGCTGTTGGCGGGGCCGACCGCGATCTTCAGCGTCTCCGGCCGCATGGCAAAGTAGTAGCCGCCGGCGAGCGCGCCGACGATCGCGAGCACCAGCGCGAGAGTCACGAGCGCCGTCTTCCGCGCCGATGATCGCGGCGAGGGCGGGTTGGGCGCTTCGGCCAGGTCCAATCCCCCGGTCATCGATCTCCCGAACAGTCGCTTGAGGCTCAGTTTCATCTTGGCCGGCGATTTACGCCCGCAAGTGTAGCAAATTTCTTGTCCGGCAGGGTTACATCTCCGTCATGGTTAGCGGATGGGGTCTAGTCCCGTATGAACCCGGGGCGCCAGTGGGGTGTTAGGGTAAAGTTCCCCTGAAGGATGGAGGCAACGATGGCAGAACGGCTCTCGGCGGAGGCGCGCAGGCAGGCGCTGGGCGGATTACCTGATTGGAGCGAGGTTCAGGGACGCGACGCGATCGGGAAAACCTTTGTCTTCAAGGATTTCAACGAGGCGTTCGGCTTCATGACCCGCGCGGCACTGGTCGCCGAGAAGATGGACCACCACCCCGAATGGCGCAATGTCTACAAGACGGTGGAGGTGGTGCTGTCGACCCATGACGCCGGCGGCGTCACCGCGCTCGACATCGAGCTCGCCAGGACGATGAACGCCATCGCCAAGCCGACACCAGGCTGACGTCTTGCAGGGACCGGCCGCGTCCCCATCTTGTGATTAGCAGGGGATGCGGCGATCCGCCACCCCAGGCTGGAACGGGGAGTTTTTCCGAAGATGGCTGCCGAACACAGCGTCGGTTTCGAGCCGGCCGACCGGCTCGCGGAAGATCGTGAGAGCGTGCGCCGCCGCTTCTGGCGCAAGCTGAAGCGTGTCGCCGCGCAACTGCCGTTCGCGGAGGATCTGCTCGCCGCCTACTACTGCGCCTTCGACCGGCAGACGCCGCGCCATGTCCAGGCCTCGCTGCTCGGGGCGATCGCCTATTTCATCCTGCCGTTTGATTTCGTTCCCGACGTGATGCCGATCCTCGGCTTCACCGATGACGCCGCCGTGCTCGCCACCGCGATCCGCATGGTTGCCAGCCACATCACGAACGAGCATCGCGAAGCCGCCCGCGCCGCGCTGAAGCGCGGGGTGGATGGGGGCGAGGCGGAAGCCGCGCAGTAGCTGTCGCCGCATCCTCCACTGTCATTCCGAAGGCGGGGAAGCCAGTACGCCGCGGCTCATCGATTCAACAACACTCGTGACGAAGTACCGGATCGCCCGGTCAAGCCGGGCGATGACGGTTGAATGCCTAGCGGCGACCTCGCTCTGTCGCCGACACCCTCAGGGATGCAAAATCACCTTGCCCATGGCCTGACGTCCCGCGAGCACCTTCAGCGCATCCGCCGTCTGCGCCAGCGGGAAGACGCGGTCGACATGCGAGGAGATCTTTCCTTCCGCCGTCCACTTCACGAGCTTCTCGAGATTGGCGCGGTTCTTTTCCGGGTTGAGGCGCGTCCACGCGCCCCAGAACACGCCGCGGATGTCACAGCCTTTTAGCAGCGCAAGGTTCAGCGGCATCTTCGGAATATCGCCGGCGGCGAAGCCGATCACGAGGAAACGGCCTTCCCAGGCAATCGAGCGCAGCGCCTGCTCGGCATAGGTCCCGCCCACGGGATCGAAGATGATGTCGACGCCCTTGCCGCCGGTGAGCTTTCGCAAGCCTTCCTTCAAATCTTCCTTGCCGTAATTGAGCGTGAGTTCTGCGCCGTGCGCCTTCGCGAATTCGAGCTTCTCGTCCGACGAGGCGCAGGCGATCACCTTCAGGCCCATCAGCTTGCCGAGCTCGCACGCGGCAAGTCCGGTGCCGCCGGCGGCGCCGAGCACCGCGAGCGTCTCGCCCGGCTTTGGGCTGGCGCGATCTTCCAGCGCGTGCAGCGCGGTGCCGTAGATGATGATGATTCCGGCCGCGCGGTCATAATCGAGATTGTCGGGGATCTTCACGATCGATGCCGCCGGCAGCGCAATCTTTTCGCGCGCGCCGTTGTGGCCGCAGGAGGCGACGACGCGATCGCCGACCTTCAGATCGGTCACGCCGGGGCCGATGCTCTCGATCACCCCAGCCACTTCGGCGGCCGGCGAGAACGGGAATGGCGGCTTGATCTGGTACTTGCCCTGGATCATCAGGATGTCGAAGAAGTTCAGCGCCGCAGCCTTGATCGCGATCACGGCTTCGCCGGGACCGGCCACCGGATCCGGCACGTCGGCCAGAACGAGATCGTCGGGCTGGCAATATTGCGAGCAGAGGATGGCTTTCATGGCGGCACCTTCTTGAGAGCACTTGGCGTTTCGAGGCAGATTTATAGTTGGGCTGTTTCTGCCGGATTTAGCGCGGTCCCACAATCCGGTTTCTTTGTCTGAAATTACATTCGGCCCTATCCTCGTCATTGCGAGCGAAGCGAAGCAATCCAGAATCCGTGCCGCGGAAATAGCCTGCATTGCTTCGCTTCGCTCGCAATGACGGAAGAAGAAAGAGAGAGGATTCAAACGATGTTTGAAACAGGTCTGCTCAAGGACAAGCGCATCCTCGTCACCGGCGGCGGTTCGGGTCTCGGTGCTGCAATGGCGCGCCGCTTCCTCGCGCTCGGCGCCGAGCTCGTGATCTGCGGCCGCAAGCTCGATCGGCTTGAGGCGGCAGCGAGCGAGATGCGCGCGCAAACCGGCGGCAGGGTCACGACGATCGCCTGCGATATTCGCGATGGCACCGCCGTCGATGTGATGATGGACGCCATCTGGCGCGAGGCGCCGCTCGATATTCTCGTCAACAATGCGGCTGCGACTTTCATTGCGCAGAGCGAACATCTCTCATTCCGCGCCGCGGATGCGATCCTCGCGCCGACGCTGCATGGTGCGATGTATTGCACGCTTGCCGCCGGCAAGCGCTGGATCGACGGCAAGCATGGCGGCGTCGTGCTCTCGATCCTCTCGACCTCGACCATCACCGGCCGCGCCTTCACCGTGCCGTCGGCGATGGCGAAGTCGGCCGTGCTGGCGATGACCAAAAGTCTCGCGGTGGAATGGGGCCCGAAGGGCATCCGCGCTGTCGCAATCGCGCCGGGACCATTCCCGACCGCCGGCGCCTCGGGCCAGCTCCGCCCCGAGGGTCGCGACGAAGGGTGGGCCGCGCGCAACCCGATGGGACGCGCCGGCGAACACGGCGAGCTTGCCGACCTCGCCAGCTTCCTGGTCTCCGACCGTGCAGGCTATATCAACGGCGAGATGGTGGTGATCGATGGTGGCGCGCATTTGCGCAGCTCCGGCGCCGAGGATCTGTTGCGCTGGACCGATGCGCAATGGGCGGAGCAGCGCGCGGCGCGATCCAGGGCCTAGCCGCCGCGAGCTTCGCTAACTGCCTTCCCAAATTGGACTTTCCCGGGTATCCCTGCCGCGGGGACAACGCGCGACCGGGCCATCTTCCAGTCACAATATTGAGGGAACCACTCCAGCATGTGGCGGGTGCTGATTTTAGCTTTGATGACGGGCGTGGCGGCCTGTGGGATCACCGATTCCGCACGGGCGCAGACGGCGCAACCTGCGCCCAAAACTGCACCGAAATCGGCTGCGCCGGTCGCCAATACCACCGGAAAAACGGCTGCAAAGCCCGAGAGCAAGCCGGCGGCCCCGCACGCGGCGGTTGCGGGCGGTGCCGAGCCGACCCTGATCGGTCAGTTCGGCACCTGGGGCGCCTATTCGGCCGCGCCCAATGGCAAAAAGGTCTGCTTCGCGCTGGCCAAGCCGTCGTCGTCGAAGACCAACCCGCCGAATCGGCCGCGCGATCCGGCCTATGCCTTCGTCTCCACCCGCCCGGCGGAGAAGGTCAACAACGAAGTCTCGGTCATGATCGGCTACGCGCTGAAGCCGGGCTCTGAATCCTCGGTCGAGGTCGGCGGGGCCGCTTTCGCCATGTACTCGCAGGGCGACGGTCTCTGGATCAAGAACGCGGCCGAGGAAGAGCGGATGGTCGAGGCCATGCGCAAATCCGCCGATCTCGTGGTCAAGGGCATGTCGTCCAAGGGGACCGAGACGACCGACACCTTTTCGCTGAAGGGCCTTGCCCAGGCGCTCGACAAGATCGCGCAGGATTGCAGGCGTTAAGCCTGCGGTCGATAAGGTCGCAATCGGCAGTTCCGGTTGCTATATAGGGGCGGTTCCAAGTTTTTCCGTCATTCCGGGATGGTCCGCAGGACTGGACCCGGAATTTCGATGTTCCAGCTTCGATGCTTTGCATCGCGCCGGAACGACACCGTGATCAGGTCCATTCAATGCAACCGACGACTGAGCCGCACAACACAACGCTGGTGGAGAAGACTCCGCTCGAAACCTATGTGCCGCCGGCCAAACCGTCGCTGATCGGCCTGTCGCGCACCGAGCTTGCCGATCGCCTCGGCGAGATCGGCGTTGCGCCGGCGCAGCGCAAGATGCGCGTGCAGCAGCTGTGGCACTGGATGTATTTCCGTGGCGCCCAGAATTTCGAAGAGATGACGTCGGTCTCGAAGGGCATTCGCGCCGATCTCGCGCAACATTTCACCGTCGACCGGCCCGAAGTCGTGGCCGAGCAGATCTCCAACGACGGCACCCGCAAATGGTTGCTGCGGTTGCCGAGCGGCGACAATGTCGAGCGGGCGCATGAAGTCGAGTGCGTCTACATCCCCGAAACCGATCGCGGCACGCTGTGTGTGTCCTCCCAGGTCGGCTGCACGCTGAACTGCTCCTTCTGTCACACCGGCACGCAGCGCCTGGTGCGCAACCTCACCGCCGGCGAGATCGTGGGACAGGTGATGGTCGCGCGGGATCGTCTGAACGACTGGGCCGATCGCGAAGACGGCACGCGCCGCGTCACCAACATCGTGATGATGGGCATGGGCGAGCCGCTCTACAATTTCGACGCGGTGCGCGACGCGCTGCTCATCGTTGGCGACAACGAAGGCATCGGCATCTCCCGCCGCCGCATCACGCTGTCGACTTCGGGCGTGGTGCCGAACATCGTGCGCGCGGGCGAGGAAATCGGCGTCATGCTCGCGATCTCGCTGCATGCGGTGCGCGACGAGCTGCGTAACGAACTGGTGCCGCTCAACCGCAAATATCCGATCAAGGAATTGCTGCAGGCCTGCCGCGATTATCCGGGCGCCTCGAACGCGCGGCGCATCACCTTCGAATATGTGATGCTCAAGGGCGTCAATGACTCGCTCGACGATGCCAAGCTGCTGGTGAAGATGCTCAAGGGCATTCATGCCAAGATCAATCTGATCCCGTTCAACCCCTGGCCCGGCACCGCCTATGAGTGCTCGGATTGGGACCAGATCGAAAAATTCTCCGAATACGTCTTCAACGCCGGCTATTCCTCGCCGGTGCGCACCCCGCGCGGCCGCGACATTCTGGCCGCCTGCGGCCAGCTCAAGTCGGAGACGGAAAAGCTTTCGGCGCGCGAGCGCCAGACGCTACGCGCCATGGCGATGACGGACTGAGCTGATGCGCGCACATGCTCTCGCAATGACGGCGAGGGTGGCGTGATGTCCCTGATCGGCCGCCTCGTCGTCATCTTCATCGGCTTTCTCGCCGCCTGCTTCGTCGGCGGCATGATCGTCGTGGTCGCGCTGCTGTTTCCGGAGTTCGCCGATCTCGGCGCCGGTCCCGTCGATCAGGGCACGATCGATATCGTGCTCGGGTTCGGCTTCATCTTCGTCTCCGGTTTTGCGCTGGTGCCGGCGGCGGTGATCGTCGCGATCACCGAGGCGCTCTACATCCGCAGCGCGCTCGCCTATGCCGTGGGCGGCGGCGTCGTGGGGCTCGCCTGCTATCTCGGGCTCGTCCCATTTCATTCCGACACGCTGCAATTCGAAGGCATCGTGCGTCGCCATCTGGAGATTATGACCGGCGCCGGTATCGTCGCCGGTGTCGTCTACTGGCTGATCGCCGGCCGCAACGCCGGCGCCTGGCGCAATCCGCCGCCCCTGCGAAAACCACCCCCGCCACTGCCGTCGAATTCGCGGCCGGATGCCCGGTGACTTTCTGATTTGCCACGGGGTTTTCATCCCCTCCCCACTCGGCTAAACCGCGCGCCATGAACCGGACTGGACTCTTCATCGCCCTGGCGCTGTGGCTCGTGATTGGCGTTGTTTTCGGCCTCTATCCCGAGCTTGATCTCAAGCTTGCCGCGCTATTCTTCGACCCCGCGACGAAGTCGTTTCCGCTCAAGCTGAACGATTGGGCCGGCTTCGCGCGCGATGCCGCGATGTGGGTCGCCTGGGCCTTCGTGCTGCCCGCGCTGGTCGCGCTTGTGGTCAAGATGGTCAAGCCCGACCGCCCGCTGATGGTATCCGGGCGCGCGATCGTCTTCCTGCTGGTCACGATCATCATGTCGGCCGGCATCCTTACCAATCTCGCCTTCAAGTCCTATTGGGGCCGGCCGCGCCCGGTGGTGGTGACGCAGTTTGCCGGCGACCAGCAATTCGTGCCGTGGTGGGATCCACGCGGTGGCTGCGCGCGCAACTGCTCGTTCTTCTCGGGCGAGGGCGCGACCGCGTTCTGGACGCTGGCGCCCGCCGCACTGGCACCGCCGCCGTGGCGACCGCTCGCTTATGCCGGAGCCGTGATGTTCGGGCTCGTGACCAGCGGGCTACGGATGGCCTTTGGCGGCCACTTCTTCACCGATGTCTCGATCGCCGGCCTCGTCACCTTCGTCGTGATCTGGTTTGCCTACGCGCTGATTTACCGCTGGCCGCGGACCCGGTTTTCGGACGAGGCGGTCGATGCGGCCCTGACCCGGCTGAACATGCCCGCCTACCGGCTCCGCCAGCGCCTGTTCGGCCGCAAGGCGGGTGCCGAGCCGTCAGTTTGAGCCATTAAAGGGGTGCCGAGCCCCGCGAAATTTGATATTCGCGCGGTCAACCCGTGAAACGACATCCGCCCTTCAAGACCGATTGGAAGCCCCATGACCACGATCCTGAAAAGCCTGCCCAAGGGTGAGAAAGTCGGCATCGCTTTTTCGGGCGGCCTCGACACGTCAGCGGCGCTGCTCTGGATGAAGCAAAAGGGCGCGCGCTGCTACGCCTATACCGCCAATCTCGGCCAGCCCGACGAAGCCGACTACAACGAGATCCCACGCAAGGCGATGGAGTTCGGCGCGGAGAAAGCGCTGCTGGTCGATTGCCGCACGCAGCTCGTTCACGAAGGCATCGCCGCGATCCAGTCCGGCGCCTTCCATATCTCGACCGGCGGCATCACCTATTTCAACACCACGCCATTGGGGCGCGCCGTCACCGGCACGATGCTGGTCGCGGCGATGAAGGAGGACGGCGTCAACATCTGGGGCGACGGCTCGACCTTCAAGGGCAACGACATCGAGCGCTTCTATCGCTACGGCCTGCTGACCAATCCGGGCCTGCGCATCTACAAGCCCTGGCTCGACCAGCAGTTCATCGACGAGCTCGGCGGCCGCGCCGAGATGTCGGCGTTCATGACGGCCCAGGGCTTTGCCTATAAGATGAGTGCCGAGAAGGCCTATTCGACCGACAGCAATCTGCTCGGCGCGACGCATGAAGCCAAGGATCTCGAAAGCCTCGACAGCGGCATCAAGATCGTCAACCCGATCATGGGCGTGCCGTTCTGGCGTGACGACTGCAACGTCAAGGCCGAGAAGGTCGTGGTGCGTTTCGAGGAAGGCCAGCCGGTCGCGCTGAACGGCCAGACCTTCAGCGATCCCGTCGCGCTGTTCCTCGAAGCCAACACGATCGGCGGACGCCACGGCCTTGGCATGAGCGATCAGATCGAGAACCGCATCATCGAGGCCAAGAGCCGCGGCATCTATGAAGCGCCCGGCATGGCGCTGCTGCACATCGCCTATGAGCGCCTCGTCACCGGCATCCACAACGAGGACACCATCGAGCAGTACCGCATCAGCGGCATGCGCTTGGGACGTCTGCTCTATCAGGGCCGCTGGTTCGATTCGCAGGCCCTGATGCTGCGCGAGACCGCGCAGCGCTGGGTCGCGCGCGCGGTCACCGGCGAGGTGGCGCTCGAGCTGCGCCGCGGCAACGACTACTCGATCCTCAACACCGAAAGCCCGAACCTGACCTATGCGCCGGAGCGGCTCAGCATGGAGAAGGTCGAGGACGCGGCGTTCACGCCGGCCGATCGCATCGGTCAGCTCACCATGCGCAACCTCGACATCAACGATACCCGCGCCAAGCTGAAGCTCTACAGCGACACGGGCCTGTTGTCCGGCAGTGAAGGCTCGCAGATTTTCCAGCTGGAGAGCGACAAGGGCTGAGGCGCCCGTAGCCCGGATGGAGCGAAGCGAAATCCGGGACTTTCCACCAAGCCGATAGAACCCGGATTGCGCTTCGCTCCATCCGGGCTACGAAACAAAAAAATGGCCGGGATTGCTCCCGGCCATTTTGCATTTGTGCTTCGCCTTTAGCGCGGCGGCGCGGTGCCGGGCGGGGGCGGCGGCAGCGAGGCCTGGCCGCCGTTGAGCAGAGGCGTGATGTTGCGGACGGTGACGCGTCGGTTGATCGCGCTCGGTCCTTGCGTCTGCTCCTTCAGGTACTGCTCGCCGTAGCCCTGCGACGTCAGGTTCTCAGACGGCACACCGAATTGCTGGGTCAGCAATTCGGCCGCGGACTGCGCGCGACGATCCGACAATGACAGATTGTCGACGTCGTTGCCGACCGCGTCAGTGTGTCCCTCGATCAGGAACACCGCGCGCGGGTTGGCCTGGATCGCCTGATTGAGACCGTCGGCGATCACTTGCAGCTTGGACGCCTGATCCGGTGGGATCGTCCACGAACCCGTCTCGAACGTAATCGAGTTGACGTCGATGCTCGGCATCTGCATGCGAACGTTGGGGCTGTAGCGGATTTCGTCGAGCGTATAACGCCGATCGATCCGCTGCACCGGCGGTGCCCGCATGGTCTGGTAGATCACGTCCGGCGACGCCTCCTGGGCATCGACGATATAGCGGTCGTAAGGAATGTTCACGACCGGCGGCGGTGCGTCGACATAGAAGCCGCCGACCGACTGCGGATCCCGGTAGCTGTTGTCGATGATGATGAGCTCGCGGCCGCGAGGATCCCTGCGAATTCGCCGCAGCAGCCGACCGTCCGGACCGACAACAGTGATGATTTCACTGCCGTCGGGACGGATCACCACGGTGCGGGTATCGGCGCCGACAGTCTCGGTGCGGATGTCGCGGGCGCCGTAGCGGAAGCGATAGAGATCGTTGCCGCGCACGTATGTCTGCCCACCGGGATCGCGGATGATGATGCGGTCCGGCTCGGTGTAGACGGTACGACCGCCTTCAACGGATTCGCGCCGCTGATTGTGGAGGTCGGCGATGGTGGCTCCGATCACGGCGCCGGCCACCACGCCAGCACCGATCGCGAGCGGCGTGAGGTCACGCTGCGGCGGACGCGGTGCTGGCGGCAGCGGTGCTGCGACCCTGGGCGCGGTTCGGAAGGCCGGCGCAACCGTCGGCGGCGCGTATTGCGCCCTGTTGGGCGGAGGCGTTGCAGCCGCGGAGCCCGGGACGGTGCTCGGCGCCGCAGCGCCGGCGGGAGGGGCCGGCGGCCGGGGCGGCGCGCCTGCCTGCGGCTGGGTCGGCGGAGCCGCTGGCGCGCCAGCAGGAGGCGTTCCTCCCTGCTGACCGGGGGTTGGCGTCGCGGCTGGAGCCGGGGTCGCCCCAGGAGCAGGCGTGGGTCCCGCACCGGGACGTCCGGGCGGGGGCGTCGGAGCGCCACCGGGGGTCGGCGTGGCCGTCGGCGCGGGTGTGGCGCCTGGAGTCGGTGTCGCTGATCCTGCCGGGGGCGCGCCAGGACGTCCGCCGGGGGGCGGTGCACCGGGGCGGCCAGTCGGCGGCGTGCTGCCCGGAGCCGGCGTTGCGGTCGGCGCAGGTGTTGCTGTCGGAGCAGGCGTGGCGGTCGGGCCAGCAGGCGTTGCCGGGCGCGCTGCGGGAGCAGCAGGTGCCGGGGGCGTTGCTGTCGGCGCAGGCGCAGGCCGTCCCGAAGGTCCGGCCGCAGGCGGCGGCGGAGGTGTCGGTGCGTGCTGCTGCGGAGCGGCGGTGGGCGGTGTGGGAGTCGGACGGGCCGCGGGCGGCGTCGCAGGCGGAGGCGTGGGTGCGTGCTGCTGCGGAGCCGCGGCGGGCGGCGGCGCCGGGGGCGTGGGAGCCGGGCGTGCCGCGGGCGGTGCAGGAGGCGGCGCATGCTGTTGCGGAGCCGCAGCCGGGGGCGGCGAAGGCGGCTTAGGGGCGGCAGGCGGTGGTGGGGGCGGCGGCGGTGCCGGACGGGCTGCCGGTGGCGGCGGAGGCGGGGGCGGCGCTGCTGGGCGCGGCGGTGCGGCAGCCGGAGGAGGCGGCGCGGGCGGATGGGGCGGTGCAGCTGCGGGCGGCGGTGCGGCCGGGCGCGCGGGCGCCGCAGGCGGCGCGGCCGCTGGCGGTCCCTTCGGCGCCTGCTTCGGTTTTCCGTCAGGGCCGGTCTCTTGTGGCTGCGCCTGCGCGACGACGAGCGGCTGCGCGCCTTGCGCATGCGATGCGGAGCTTGCGAACTGCATCGCGGTCAGAGCCGTGGTGGCAAGCAGCACGAAACGAAGATTAGTCATGATGGTGAACTTCCCCGGAAGGTTCTTTGACGAAGTGCTGGGATGAACAGCTACGCGTTAGGCCGGATTGTGGCGGACGAAGCGGACGCGGCCCGATTTATTTCTGCACGCAAATCACCTCACTATGGTGACGTTCATTGCGCATTCAGACGCAGGTTGCAATTGGCTCGGATGTGATGCGTCGCCTCATGCGCGATCCCGCGGCGGACTTGCGTCCGTCGCGGGATTCGGCGTGAGCGGCCCGTTCGGCCCGCGCGATGGAATCTCTTCAGGCATGCGGCCCGGCAATTCGTCGGGCGGTGCTGGCGAGCCGGGCTCGCGCACCGGCGGCGCGATTTCAGGCTGGGGATTACCCGGTGGAATCCCCGGCGGCGGCTCGGTCGGCGTGCCCGGTGTCGACGGCGGAATCTCGGGCGGCTCGATCGGCATTACATCTGGACCTTGCGGTTGTCGCCGAGATCGGGCCGCGTGTTCGTCACTGCCGCGGCCGCCATCTTCACATAGGAGATCACGGTGCCCGGCGAGTCCCAGAACTCGGCATCGTCAGGCGTGATCTTGAGCACGCGGATGTTGGGATCTTCCGCAGAATCCCACCACGCCTTGGCCGGCGTCGAGAACAGCTCCTTGATCTTCGCGCGGTC containing:
- a CDS encoding TAXI family TRAP transporter solute-binding subunit, whose translation is MKLSLKRLFGRSMTGGLDLAEAPNPPSPRSSARKTALVTLALVLAIVGALAGGYYFAMRPETLKIAVGPANSDDVKVVQALTQAFAQHKSSVRLRPIQTDGATASANLLAEGKADLAIVRGDLDVPKNAQAVATLRKNVVVLWSVPVKGKKKGAKITKIAQLAGHRVGVVGRTQANVNLLKVILQQYGVDPAKVEIVQFPANEVAEAIKSQKVDAYLAAGPVNSKITSDAIATSAKEFGTPTFLAIDSADAIAQNHPVYEAAEIPAGTYGGSPDRPDDEVKTISFSHHIVARKAVSETTIAAFTRQLFSARQQLVTEFPLAAKIETPDTDKDAVIPVHPGAAAFVDGEEKTFLDRYSDYIWWTLMALSAMGSIGAWFAGYLKKDERDNNSHLRERLLDMITAARKSETTEDLDQMQTEADEILRDTLRCYDHGAIEEGALTAFNIALDQFHAAVADRKAVLFSLPQNLQRAGAQFRAASNA
- a CDS encoding 4a-hydroxytetrahydrobiopterin dehydratase, which translates into the protein MAERLSAEARRQALGGLPDWSEVQGRDAIGKTFVFKDFNEAFGFMTRAALVAEKMDHHPEWRNVYKTVEVVLSTHDAGGVTALDIELARTMNAIAKPTPG
- a CDS encoding YkvA family protein gives rise to the protein MAAEHSVGFEPADRLAEDRESVRRRFWRKLKRVAAQLPFAEDLLAAYYCAFDRQTPRHVQASLLGAIAYFILPFDFVPDVMPILGFTDDAAVLATAIRMVASHITNEHREAARAALKRGVDGGEAEAAQ
- a CDS encoding NADPH:quinone oxidoreductase family protein, producing the protein MKAILCSQYCQPDDLVLADVPDPVAGPGEAVIAIKAAALNFFDILMIQGKYQIKPPFPFSPAAEVAGVIESIGPGVTDLKVGDRVVASCGHNGAREKIALPAASIVKIPDNLDYDRAAGIIIIYGTALHALEDRASPKPGETLAVLGAAGGTGLAACELGKLMGLKVIACASSDEKLEFAKAHGAELTLNYGKEDLKEGLRKLTGGKGVDIIFDPVGGTYAEQALRSIAWEGRFLVIGFAAGDIPKMPLNLALLKGCDIRGVFWGAWTRLNPEKNRANLEKLVKWTAEGKISSHVDRVFPLAQTADALKVLAGRQAMGKVILHP
- a CDS encoding SDR family oxidoreductase codes for the protein MFETGLLKDKRILVTGGGSGLGAAMARRFLALGAELVICGRKLDRLEAAASEMRAQTGGRVTTIACDIRDGTAVDVMMDAIWREAPLDILVNNAAATFIAQSEHLSFRAADAILAPTLHGAMYCTLAAGKRWIDGKHGGVVLSILSTSTITGRAFTVPSAMAKSAVLAMTKSLAVEWGPKGIRAVAIAPGPFPTAGASGQLRPEGRDEGWAARNPMGRAGEHGELADLASFLVSDRAGYINGEMVVIDGGAHLRSSGAEDLLRWTDAQWAEQRAARSRA
- a CDS encoding invasion associated locus B family protein encodes the protein MWRVLILALMTGVAACGITDSARAQTAQPAPKTAPKSAAPVANTTGKTAAKPESKPAAPHAAVAGGAEPTLIGQFGTWGAYSAAPNGKKVCFALAKPSSSKTNPPNRPRDPAYAFVSTRPAEKVNNEVSVMIGYALKPGSESSVEVGGAAFAMYSQGDGLWIKNAAEEERMVEAMRKSADLVVKGMSSKGTETTDTFSLKGLAQALDKIAQDCRR
- the rlmN gene encoding 23S rRNA (adenine(2503)-C(2))-methyltransferase RlmN, whose amino-acid sequence is MQPTTEPHNTTLVEKTPLETYVPPAKPSLIGLSRTELADRLGEIGVAPAQRKMRVQQLWHWMYFRGAQNFEEMTSVSKGIRADLAQHFTVDRPEVVAEQISNDGTRKWLLRLPSGDNVERAHEVECVYIPETDRGTLCVSSQVGCTLNCSFCHTGTQRLVRNLTAGEIVGQVMVARDRLNDWADREDGTRRVTNIVMMGMGEPLYNFDAVRDALLIVGDNEGIGISRRRITLSTSGVVPNIVRAGEEIGVMLAISLHAVRDELRNELVPLNRKYPIKELLQACRDYPGASNARRITFEYVMLKGVNDSLDDAKLLVKMLKGIHAKINLIPFNPWPGTAYECSDWDQIEKFSEYVFNAGYSSPVRTPRGRDILAACGQLKSETEKLSARERQTLRAMAMTD
- a CDS encoding phosphatase PAP2 family protein, with protein sequence MNRTGLFIALALWLVIGVVFGLYPELDLKLAALFFDPATKSFPLKLNDWAGFARDAAMWVAWAFVLPALVALVVKMVKPDRPLMVSGRAIVFLLVTIIMSAGILTNLAFKSYWGRPRPVVVTQFAGDQQFVPWWDPRGGCARNCSFFSGEGATAFWTLAPAALAPPPWRPLAYAGAVMFGLVTSGLRMAFGGHFFTDVSIAGLVTFVVIWFAYALIYRWPRTRFSDEAVDAALTRLNMPAYRLRQRLFGRKAGAEPSV
- the argG gene encoding argininosuccinate synthase — translated: MTTILKSLPKGEKVGIAFSGGLDTSAALLWMKQKGARCYAYTANLGQPDEADYNEIPRKAMEFGAEKALLVDCRTQLVHEGIAAIQSGAFHISTGGITYFNTTPLGRAVTGTMLVAAMKEDGVNIWGDGSTFKGNDIERFYRYGLLTNPGLRIYKPWLDQQFIDELGGRAEMSAFMTAQGFAYKMSAEKAYSTDSNLLGATHEAKDLESLDSGIKIVNPIMGVPFWRDDCNVKAEKVVVRFEEGQPVALNGQTFSDPVALFLEANTIGGRHGLGMSDQIENRIIEAKSRGIYEAPGMALLHIAYERLVTGIHNEDTIEQYRISGMRLGRLLYQGRWFDSQALMLRETAQRWVARAVTGEVALELRRGNDYSILNTESPNLTYAPERLSMEKVEDAAFTPADRIGQLTMRNLDINDTRAKLKLYSDTGLLSGSEGSQIFQLESDKG